Proteins from a single region of Dyadobacter fanqingshengii:
- a CDS encoding TonB-dependent receptor plug domain-containing protein translates to MPWINKALKKFLIPGLLLLLTGFQWIDDDFTQHIAAKLLDYRRVFSQGKAYLHLDKPYYTTGDTLWFKSYLVEGSLHLADSASNLLYVDLIEQRTGRNVALRRVQLSGGIGHGEIVLADSIPKGAYTIRAYTNWMRNFSENYFFQKDIYLFDPENIAEPAAPTTVDLKFFPEGGQLIAGVNTRVALKAVGGNGLGQDVNGFILNQNKDTVAFYKSDHLGMGRFQFEPKPGEVYDAFINGKDGKISRFDFPKVMESGYTMIVDNLSNPLKMRLIIYFKMPGKQESGIHIVGHSRGIVAFVAKGKVTAKGLMLNLPTTEFPDGITHLTLFDEQSKPVSERLVFINHNRSLNVKIVPTKMAYKPREKTEIEIAVTDSAGNPVEANVSVAVTDAGQILQQPNDENIMSYLLLSSDLKGFIEQPAYYFDPAKSERKIHMDYLMMTQGWSRFKWEDVLADSLLQPQRYVEQGITLEGEVKRNNKKLSEKVMLSMYLSNDSLNTFMTSETDANGRFGIYNLVFADSLKIRLQGMNKKGNANLSFRLDPFAAPRATLLKAPFYPITVDAKQLLEYLKRAQQDQQIARKIRESRERLLQEVTIKGKKEVQRDPRKLYGSADASIKVTTQMASGGRSILDILAGRVAGVQVVGSGMNASVYIRGNRGEPLFVLDGMPVDKDMISNLNTFDVESIDVLKGPSAAIFGSRGGNGVISILTKRGNENYDYSQDVVPGVLVSKIAGFNVPKEFYAPAYEVSKPQNVNPDYRSTVFWAPMLRTNKQGKARFAYFNTDAVTNIDIRAEALSTSGIPGFGKTAYSIE, encoded by the coding sequence ATGCCATGGATCAACAAAGCTTTGAAAAAATTTCTTATTCCCGGACTTCTGTTGTTACTCACCGGGTTTCAGTGGATTGATGATGATTTCACCCAGCACATTGCAGCCAAATTACTGGATTACCGGAGGGTTTTTTCGCAAGGAAAAGCATATCTGCATCTGGACAAGCCGTATTACACAACCGGCGACACGCTCTGGTTTAAAAGTTACCTGGTAGAAGGTTCGCTCCACCTCGCAGACAGCGCCAGTAACTTACTTTATGTGGATCTGATCGAGCAGCGCACGGGCAGAAATGTGGCTTTACGCCGCGTACAGCTGTCTGGCGGCATCGGACATGGCGAGATTGTGCTTGCCGATTCTATCCCAAAAGGGGCTTATACGATCCGGGCATACACCAATTGGATGCGTAATTTTTCAGAGAATTATTTTTTCCAAAAAGACATTTATCTGTTTGATCCCGAAAACATTGCTGAACCGGCTGCTCCGACGACGGTTGATTTAAAATTCTTCCCGGAAGGCGGCCAGCTGATTGCCGGCGTTAATACCCGGGTTGCATTAAAAGCAGTGGGCGGAAACGGCCTCGGACAAGACGTTAATGGCTTTATTCTCAACCAAAACAAGGATACGGTTGCCTTTTACAAAAGCGACCATCTCGGAATGGGGCGTTTTCAGTTCGAGCCAAAACCGGGAGAAGTTTACGATGCATTTATAAACGGAAAAGACGGGAAAATTTCCCGTTTTGATTTTCCAAAAGTGATGGAAAGCGGCTATACAATGATCGTTGACAACCTTTCCAATCCGTTGAAAATGCGCCTGATCATTTACTTCAAAATGCCTGGGAAACAGGAATCAGGCATACACATTGTGGGACATTCCAGAGGCATAGTTGCTTTTGTTGCAAAGGGAAAAGTTACCGCCAAGGGCCTGATGCTGAACCTTCCAACCACAGAGTTCCCCGACGGGATCACACATTTGACGCTTTTTGATGAACAGAGCAAGCCGGTGAGTGAAAGGCTTGTTTTTATTAATCACAACCGGAGCCTCAATGTTAAAATTGTCCCTACAAAAATGGCTTACAAGCCTCGCGAAAAAACGGAGATAGAAATAGCAGTTACCGATTCGGCTGGAAATCCGGTTGAAGCCAATGTTTCTGTCGCTGTAACAGACGCGGGACAGATATTGCAGCAACCCAATGATGAAAACATCATGTCCTATCTCTTGCTTTCCTCTGATCTTAAAGGTTTTATCGAACAACCCGCCTATTATTTCGATCCGGCAAAATCCGAGCGAAAAATTCACATGGATTATCTGATGATGACGCAAGGTTGGTCACGTTTCAAATGGGAAGATGTGCTGGCCGATTCGCTTTTGCAGCCTCAACGTTATGTGGAACAAGGCATTACGCTGGAAGGTGAAGTGAAGCGGAACAACAAAAAGTTAAGCGAAAAAGTAATGTTATCTATGTATTTGAGCAATGATAGCCTCAACACATTCATGACCTCGGAAACGGATGCAAACGGCCGATTTGGGATCTACAACCTTGTTTTCGCTGACTCTTTGAAGATTCGGCTGCAAGGAATGAACAAGAAGGGAAATGCAAATCTCTCCTTTCGGCTCGACCCATTTGCAGCGCCGAGAGCGACATTGCTTAAAGCACCTTTTTATCCGATAACGGTGGATGCAAAGCAGCTTTTGGAATACTTGAAAAGGGCTCAGCAAGACCAGCAAATAGCCCGGAAAATCCGCGAAAGCCGGGAACGGTTATTGCAGGAAGTGACCATTAAAGGAAAGAAAGAAGTGCAGCGCGATCCGAGAAAATTATACGGTTCTGCGGACGCTTCGATCAAGGTGACGACGCAAATGGCATCAGGCGGACGAAGTATTCTGGATATTCTTGCGGGCAGAGTAGCTGGTGTTCAGGTGGTTGGTTCCGGAATGAATGCATCGGTATACATCCGTGGAAATCGCGGGGAGCCATTGTTTGTTCTAGACGGAATGCCTGTGGATAAGGACATGATCTCAAACCTGAACACTTTTGATGTAGAGTCTATCGATGTTTTAAAAGGTCCGTCAGCGGCTATTTTTGGAAGTCGCGGAGGCAATGGAGTGATTTCGATTTTGACAAAACGCGGCAATGAAAACTATGATTATTCGCAGGATGTTGTACCGGGTGTGCTGGTTTCCAAAATAGCTGGTTTTAATGTTCCAAAAGAATTTTACGCTCCTGCATATGAGGTCAGCAAGCCACAGAATGTAAATCCGGACTATCGTTCGACGGTATTTTGGGCACCGATGTTGCGGACAAATAAGCAGGGTAAGGCCAGATTTGCGTATTTTAATACAGATGCGGTGACAAATATAGATATCCGTGCAGAGGCACTGAGTACATCCGGCATACCTGGATTTGGAAAAACAGCTTATTCAATTGAGTAA
- a CDS encoding tetratricopeptide repeat protein — MRTEYIKWTLLICLITSVFVTQNVQAQRRNKEREKEPEKSETTSLRLEEESLAAEGMKFIMKDEPDRALPIFQKLVQSSGNDPASHYLLATALIKLEKYDDAIVSAKKAFDLDKENIYYSQQLAELYAKRRKYPEAAEIYEKLLQKNPGNIQYGVELAAVYVFNDQFDKAIDTYNVLEKSLGVTEEITHQKEQLYLRQNNLDKALAEAKKLIAAEPGEVSYLVELAEMLIANERIVEAVAPLEEALKVNPDEAQAHVLLADIYRRNGDVEKCNQELKLVFANPNLDSDPKIRVLTGYLTMLKTEAEITEAVALAKQLVETHPNEARTNVVYADLLMRQNKKAEARDLYAKAARIDGSVFQVWGAILELDGVLNQVDSMLVHSEKALEIFPNQGILWYSNGTAQLAKKNFKEALSSFEESLKLIGDKPEMIPVIHAQMGDAYNGLGDHEKSDAAYELSLKDNPNNDYVLNNYSYYLSLRGEKLDLALKMSAKLVQEHKDNPTYLDTHAWVLYVRKDYKKAKEFLERAMVDTSSVSGTIVEHYGDVLFKLGERDNAVAQWKKAKSMGETTELLDKKIATGALHEQ, encoded by the coding sequence ATGAGGACTGAATATATAAAATGGACCCTGCTTATCTGCCTCATTACGAGTGTGTTTGTTACGCAAAATGTACAGGCACAGCGGCGTAATAAGGAACGGGAAAAAGAACCGGAAAAATCAGAAACGACAAGCCTCAGACTGGAAGAGGAATCGCTTGCAGCAGAGGGGATGAAGTTTATCATGAAAGATGAGCCCGATCGCGCACTTCCCATCTTTCAGAAACTCGTACAGAGCAGCGGCAATGACCCTGCAAGCCATTATTTGCTTGCTACGGCGTTAATTAAGCTGGAAAAATATGATGATGCGATCGTTTCGGCAAAGAAAGCTTTTGACCTCGATAAGGAAAATATTTATTATTCCCAGCAGCTGGCAGAGTTGTATGCAAAGCGCCGGAAATACCCGGAGGCAGCTGAAATTTACGAGAAACTTTTGCAAAAAAATCCCGGAAACATTCAGTATGGCGTAGAGCTGGCTGCTGTTTATGTGTTTAATGATCAGTTTGATAAGGCCATTGACACCTACAATGTTCTGGAAAAATCCCTGGGTGTAACGGAAGAGATCACGCACCAGAAAGAACAGCTTTATTTAAGACAAAACAATCTAGACAAAGCGCTGGCAGAAGCAAAGAAATTAATAGCTGCTGAACCAGGCGAGGTAAGTTATCTCGTTGAACTGGCCGAAATGCTGATCGCAAATGAGCGAATTGTGGAGGCAGTGGCGCCGCTGGAAGAAGCACTTAAGGTGAATCCTGACGAGGCACAAGCCCACGTTTTGCTGGCCGACATTTACCGTAGAAATGGCGACGTCGAGAAATGCAATCAGGAGCTTAAACTTGTTTTTGCCAATCCAAATCTTGACTCAGATCCTAAAATCCGCGTTTTGACGGGTTATCTGACCATGCTCAAAACAGAAGCTGAAATCACCGAAGCAGTAGCATTGGCCAAACAGCTTGTTGAAACGCATCCCAATGAAGCGCGCACGAATGTAGTTTATGCAGACCTGTTGATGCGCCAGAACAAGAAAGCGGAGGCGCGCGATTTATACGCAAAAGCAGCAAGGATAGATGGCTCGGTTTTTCAAGTTTGGGGAGCTATTTTAGAACTGGACGGCGTTCTTAATCAAGTGGATAGCATGCTTGTTCATTCGGAGAAAGCATTAGAGATCTTTCCGAATCAGGGTATTTTGTGGTATTCCAATGGCACAGCGCAACTGGCCAAGAAAAATTTCAAGGAGGCTCTCTCGTCCTTTGAAGAAAGCCTGAAACTGATTGGTGATAAACCTGAAATGATCCCCGTTATCCATGCGCAGATGGGCGACGCTTATAATGGTTTAGGCGATCACGAAAAATCGGATGCAGCTTATGAGCTCTCATTAAAAGACAATCCGAACAATGATTACGTTTTAAATAATTACAGCTATTACTTGTCTCTGCGCGGAGAAAAGCTCGATCTGGCTTTAAAGATGTCCGCAAAGCTCGTTCAGGAACATAAGGATAACCCAACTTACCTCGATACGCACGCCTGGGTGCTATATGTGCGGAAAGACTATAAAAAGGCAAAGGAGTTTTTGGAGCGGGCTATGGTAGACACCAGCAGTGTAAGTGGCACGATTGTTGAGCATTATGGTGATGTTCTTTTCAAACTTGGCGAGCGCGACAATGCTGTTGCGCAATGGAAAAAGGCCAAAAGTATGGGAGAAACAACCGAACTTCTTGACAAAAAAATAGCAACAGGTGCATTACATGAGCAATAA
- a CDS encoding DUF4292 domain-containing protein produces the protein MSNKITVWVVAISFICLSGCHKQRLSKSNKSISSDSLVIAAPHLADSLAAAIATDSLSATTADSSADSESESVKVNSISFDYLVAKSKVDFKSKSQDFDNTNINIRMKKDSIIWLSVTGVGFEVARGLITRDSIVFMDKIHKDYFVFSYAQLSKQYNFDLNFALLQSVIVGNLPFPQQPDSRFVKENEFFILKQIVERLEVDNYIGESNLKLSRLKATEVPTQNTFTLNYSDFKDVKSFLFPFTSNIDLNVKSQKDQQINQTTMRIKHSRVDLVSENPGFPFSVPASYKRKR, from the coding sequence ATGAGCAATAAAATTACAGTTTGGGTAGTCGCAATCAGTTTTATCTGTTTATCGGGCTGCCACAAACAGCGTCTCTCCAAAAGCAATAAATCCATTTCAAGTGATTCTCTGGTTATTGCGGCTCCGCATTTAGCAGATTCATTGGCAGCTGCGATAGCAACGGATTCCTTGTCTGCAACAACGGCAGATTCTTCGGCTGATAGCGAGTCGGAATCCGTTAAGGTCAATTCCATTTCATTTGATTATTTGGTGGCCAAGTCAAAAGTTGATTTCAAGAGCAAATCGCAGGATTTTGATAACACAAACATAAACATCCGGATGAAGAAAGACAGCATTATCTGGCTTTCTGTAACGGGTGTTGGATTTGAGGTTGCAAGAGGATTGATTACCCGCGATTCCATCGTTTTTATGGACAAAATCCATAAAGATTACTTCGTGTTTAGTTACGCGCAACTTAGCAAACAGTATAATTTCGACCTGAATTTCGCTCTTTTACAGTCTGTAATTGTAGGTAACCTGCCTTTTCCGCAGCAACCGGATTCTCGTTTTGTGAAGGAAAATGAGTTTTTTATACTCAAACAAATCGTGGAGCGGTTGGAAGTAGATAATTACATTGGCGAGAGTAACCTCAAACTATCGCGGTTAAAAGCGACGGAAGTGCCGACCCAGAACACTTTTACGCTGAATTATTCGGATTTTAAGGATGTCAAGAGCTTTCTTTTCCCTTTCACCAGCAACATTGACCTGAATGTAAAGTCACAGAAGGATCAGCAAATAAATCAGACTACAATGCGCATTAAGCACAGTAGGGTTGATTTGGTTAGTGAAAATCCTGGATTTCCGTTCAGCGTACCGGCCTCCTATAAGCGAAAAAGGTAA
- a CDS encoding murein hydrolase activator EnvC family protein, translated as MPFQKPYFRRLLLLLTFIFCASLGAHAQKTREQLEREKSENQNKIKEIQGILRQTSSQKNVNLGQLKALNQQINTYKKQIDLLSDDLDLLNKELRVLENKRQTLDSSLAKLKTEYGHMIYEASKRNVYFNQLVFLFSSGTFNQFVLRYKYLKQYTEARQGQVKEMEILQDRLMAERRRITVKQDQQKTVLNTRVTENTKLEGLKTKQNEVIQELSQKEVELRKQIAENKRATDLLEANIRRIAERERRERIERERREREEREARRKAERERLARENAEREKKGEAAVEAKPEEEAPITSGGMSEEETTLASSFTASQNRLPWPVKGFVSGHFGQRPHAVLKGVMVDNLGVDIQTTAGEPVRSVYDGVVLDVTEMPGMGNVVAIQHGNYMTIYAKMNGVTVRAGQKVKARENIGRVATDSDGTSELQFQIWKNTSRLNPESWLMHR; from the coding sequence ATGCCCTTTCAAAAACCGTATTTTCGTCGCTTACTATTACTGCTAACGTTCATCTTTTGTGCGTCCCTGGGTGCCCACGCTCAGAAAACGCGTGAGCAACTCGAACGCGAAAAGAGCGAAAACCAGAACAAGATCAAGGAAATTCAAGGCATTCTGCGCCAGACATCTTCTCAGAAGAATGTCAACCTTGGCCAATTGAAGGCGCTTAACCAGCAAATTAATACCTACAAAAAACAAATAGACCTGCTTTCGGACGATCTGGATCTGTTAAATAAAGAACTAAGGGTTCTTGAGAATAAGAGGCAGACGCTGGACAGCAGTTTGGCCAAATTGAAAACCGAGTATGGTCATATGATTTACGAGGCTTCGAAAAGGAACGTCTACTTCAATCAATTGGTTTTCCTATTTTCCTCCGGGACTTTCAACCAGTTTGTGCTGCGATACAAGTATTTGAAACAGTATACCGAAGCACGGCAGGGGCAGGTCAAGGAAATGGAGATCCTGCAAGACCGGCTGATGGCCGAACGCAGGCGCATCACTGTAAAACAAGACCAGCAAAAAACGGTTTTGAATACACGGGTGACGGAAAATACGAAGCTGGAAGGCTTAAAAACGAAACAAAACGAAGTGATCCAGGAGCTTTCTCAAAAGGAAGTAGAGCTTCGGAAGCAAATTGCTGAGAACAAGCGTGCTACGGATCTTCTGGAGGCCAATATCCGCCGTATTGCAGAACGGGAACGCCGGGAACGTATTGAGCGTGAGCGTCGGGAACGTGAGGAAAGAGAAGCCAGAAGAAAAGCCGAACGAGAAAGACTTGCGAGGGAGAATGCAGAAAGAGAGAAAAAAGGCGAAGCAGCAGTTGAGGCAAAACCTGAGGAAGAGGCGCCGATAACGTCGGGCGGGATGAGCGAAGAGGAGACAACACTTGCATCATCTTTTACGGCATCGCAAAACAGATTGCCCTGGCCGGTAAAAGGCTTCGTATCAGGTCATTTTGGTCAGCGTCCGCATGCAGTTTTGAAAGGTGTAATGGTGGACAACCTGGGTGTTGACATTCAAACGACAGCAGGGGAGCCGGTTCGCTCGGTTTATGATGGTGTGGTGCTGGATGTGACGGAAATGCCTGGAATGGGCAATGTAGTCGCTATTCAACACGGTAATTACATGACGATTTACGCAAAAATGAACGGCGTTACGGTTCGTGCCGGACAAAAAGTAAAAGCCCGTGAAAATATCGGCAGAGTAGCCACTGACAGCGATGGCACGTCCGAACTGCAATTCCAGATCTGGAAAAATACGTCACGACTCAATCCCGAAAGCTGGCTGATGCACAGGTAA
- the panB gene encoding 3-methyl-2-oxobutanoate hydroxymethyltransferase has protein sequence MSIHTPDIKRVTTHIIQEMKTRGEKISCLTAYDYSMAGIVDAAGVELILVGDSASNVMAGHETTLPITIDQMIYHATSVVRAVKRALVVVDLPFGSYQGNSREALNSAIRIMKESGAHAVKLEGGLEIKDSITRILSAGVPVMGHLGLTPQSIYKFGTYTVRAKQEAEAQKLLEDAQMLEEVGCFSVVLEKIPSKLTKQVSETVTIPTIGIGAGPHADGQILVLHDLLGINKAFKPRFLRRYADLNGVMTDAISNYIQDVKGKSFPNEQESY, from the coding sequence ATGTCAATCCATACTCCTGATATAAAGCGCGTTACCACCCACATCATTCAGGAAATGAAAACCCGTGGGGAGAAAATATCCTGCCTTACGGCCTATGATTACTCCATGGCAGGCATTGTAGACGCTGCCGGTGTTGAACTGATCCTGGTAGGGGATTCGGCTTCCAATGTAATGGCTGGGCACGAAACGACATTGCCGATTACAATTGACCAGATGATTTACCACGCCACGTCGGTGGTAAGGGCTGTAAAACGCGCTTTGGTTGTGGTGGATTTACCTTTCGGATCTTATCAGGGAAATTCGCGGGAAGCATTGAATTCTGCGATCCGTATTATGAAAGAATCGGGCGCACATGCTGTGAAACTGGAAGGTGGATTAGAGATTAAGGATTCTATTACGCGCATACTGAGTGCAGGAGTGCCGGTAATGGGGCATTTGGGGCTTACACCGCAATCCATTTACAAATTTGGCACTTACACCGTTCGCGCCAAGCAGGAGGCGGAGGCGCAGAAATTACTGGAAGATGCGCAGATGCTGGAAGAAGTAGGCTGTTTTTCAGTGGTTTTAGAAAAAATCCCTTCAAAACTTACCAAACAAGTTTCCGAAACCGTGACGATCCCAACGATCGGGATAGGAGCGGGACCGCATGCAGACGGCCAGATTTTGGTTTTGCATGACCTTTTGGGTATAAATAAGGCATTTAAACCCAGGTTTTTACGACGCTATGCAGACCTTAACGGCGTTATGACAGATGCGATATCCAATTATATACAAGATGTTAAAGGCAAGTCGTTCCCGAATGAGCAGGAGTCGTACTGA
- a CDS encoding RluA family pseudouridine synthase, producing the protein MVKRPFQIIYEDNHLIIVNKEPGILVQGDATRDKCLLDMIKEYIKEEYQKPGAVFLGTVHRLDRPVSGLVVFAKTSKALERMNEIFRKRDVQKTYWAVVKNRPPEKKGKLIHYLSKDESRNVTTAYDYEKPGTQRAELSYRWLGEVNKFHLLEVTPVTGRPHQIRVQLASMNCPIRGDVKYGYPVGNRDNNINLHARRLYFEHPVKKEPIICKAGVPNDPFWEEFLSLDNEEIKPEHLDFLYE; encoded by the coding sequence ATGGTAAAGCGACCATTTCAAATCATATACGAAGACAATCACCTTATCATTGTCAACAAAGAGCCTGGCATCCTTGTGCAGGGAGACGCGACGAGGGATAAATGTCTGCTCGATATGATAAAAGAGTACATTAAAGAAGAATATCAAAAGCCGGGTGCGGTGTTTTTGGGCACGGTGCATAGGTTAGACAGGCCGGTTAGCGGGCTGGTAGTTTTTGCCAAAACGTCGAAGGCATTGGAGCGGATGAATGAAATTTTTCGCAAGCGTGATGTGCAAAAGACTTATTGGGCAGTTGTGAAGAACCGTCCGCCGGAAAAGAAAGGTAAATTGATACATTATCTTTCCAAAGACGAGTCCCGCAATGTGACAACGGCATATGACTACGAAAAACCTGGAACGCAGCGCGCTGAGCTTTCTTATCGTTGGTTAGGGGAGGTTAATAAATTTCATTTGCTGGAAGTTACGCCTGTTACAGGCCGGCCTCATCAGATCCGCGTACAGCTCGCTTCCATGAATTGTCCGATCCGGGGTGATGTAAAATATGGTTACCCGGTGGGAAATCGCGATAATAACATTAATCTGCATGCGCGCCGGCTTTATTTCGAGCATCCTGTAAAAAAGGAGCCGATCATTTGCAAGGCGGGTGTTCCTAATGATCCGTTCTGGGAAGAATTCTTATCATTGGATAATGAAGAAATCAAGCCTGAGCATTTGGATTTTCTTTATGAATAA
- a CDS encoding DUF6787 family protein translates to MIEKLKERWNVRNGWDVLVILIVFACTGFSVLYAKRGLFYLIGLTEESPTWLRWTINILIILPLYQVILLAWGWIWGKFDFFWEFEKRMFSRIGSIFKKK, encoded by the coding sequence ATGATCGAGAAACTGAAAGAGCGCTGGAATGTACGAAACGGTTGGGATGTGCTAGTCATTCTGATCGTTTTCGCATGTACGGGGTTCTCAGTTTTATATGCAAAACGTGGATTATTTTATTTAATAGGCTTAACGGAAGAATCACCGACCTGGCTTCGCTGGACAATTAACATCCTCATTATTTTGCCATTATACCAGGTCATTTTGCTGGCGTGGGGTTGGATTTGGGGGAAATTCGATTTCTTTTGGGAGTTTGAAAAGCGCATGTTCAGCCGGATTGGCAGCATATTTAAAAAGAAATGA
- a CDS encoding CehA/McbA family metallohydrolase, with product MKKSTLFFIQLFLPFVLLAQHHEHAAQPQAKGVEPQPLLAQALRLQEALTFSGNALAPDDAKKLNALRDKPLTQETVVEIQKIFDPYCLNVVDINPEGRVKVLRGAAKATLVQGGWTGFLVKINNDAGITAKLVAESPNAAKPYHSPSFEPKVKKEHELTPGQTANRFAEIQIYTKPPLQENLTGLKLEYAIVQLYSKDAGQRDIEVAYNVGQGSQDLGFRNSTHILFNVRPAVKVKFNVKDVDGKPAMASFLITDGQAHAAGKFSGIYPLPSRRVAASDTYPDFFFQPQIYRADGEHVMLPAGKYQVTYTRGPEYIKQTKEIIVPENKDSVTVSFELKRWIQMTKLGWHSADHHIHAAGCSHYDSPTEGVDPKDMWRQALGEDLNLAANLAWGPSWYHQKTFFTGKDHPLSDKKNIMRNDVEVSGFPSSHSGHIVLLRIKEDDYPGTTLIEQWPSWTAPVLSWAKSQGGVVGYAHSGWGLQPLEPTDKLPNYTVPKMDGIGANEYIVTVTNDLVDFFSAGDTPAPWELNMYYHTLNCGFRPRLSGETDFPCITDARVGQARSYFKPVGPYNYDNYVAAIKSGRSYVSDGKSHIMDFSVNGQEAGVGDSEIAVKASETIGISANVAAYLPEKQDAAGETIAKTSIILMPYWDIERARIAKSRKVRVELIVNGEAVDTTEINADGAVNNVKFSYKPLKSGWAAVRVYPSSHSNPVFIKVDNKPVMEKKSAEWCLATLNQCWKMKEPNIRAEEKKAAEAAYEEARKKYQAIISF from the coding sequence ATGAAAAAATCTACGCTCTTCTTCATTCAACTTTTTTTGCCATTCGTGCTGCTTGCACAGCATCACGAGCATGCAGCACAACCGCAAGCAAAAGGCGTGGAGCCGCAACCCTTGTTAGCACAGGCATTGCGGTTGCAGGAAGCACTTACATTCTCAGGAAATGCCTTGGCGCCCGATGATGCAAAGAAGCTGAATGCGTTGCGCGACAAGCCGCTGACGCAAGAAACGGTTGTTGAAATACAAAAAATATTCGATCCCTATTGCCTGAATGTAGTCGATATCAACCCCGAAGGGCGCGTAAAGGTGTTAAGAGGTGCAGCAAAAGCAACATTGGTCCAAGGCGGCTGGACAGGTTTTTTGGTTAAAATAAATAATGACGCAGGAATAACTGCCAAGCTCGTAGCCGAAAGCCCAAATGCCGCAAAACCTTATCATTCTCCGTCTTTTGAGCCAAAAGTCAAGAAAGAACATGAACTAACGCCCGGACAAACTGCCAACCGGTTTGCGGAAATCCAAATATATACCAAGCCCCCGTTGCAAGAAAACCTGACGGGTTTGAAACTCGAATATGCCATTGTGCAGCTTTATTCCAAAGATGCTGGCCAGCGTGACATAGAAGTTGCCTATAACGTGGGTCAGGGCTCTCAGGATCTTGGTTTCAGGAATTCCACACACATTCTTTTTAATGTTAGGCCGGCTGTAAAAGTCAAGTTTAATGTCAAAGATGTGGATGGCAAACCCGCCATGGCGTCCTTCCTCATCACGGACGGCCAGGCGCATGCTGCGGGAAAATTTTCCGGGATTTACCCGCTTCCTTCCCGACGCGTTGCCGCATCCGACACATATCCCGACTTTTTCTTTCAACCCCAAATTTACCGCGCAGATGGTGAGCACGTTATGTTGCCTGCTGGCAAATATCAGGTGACTTACACCCGCGGACCCGAGTACATTAAGCAAACGAAAGAGATCATTGTGCCGGAGAATAAGGATTCTGTAACCGTTTCTTTCGAGCTAAAACGCTGGATACAAATGACTAAGCTAGGCTGGCACAGTGCGGACCATCACATTCACGCAGCTGGTTGCAGTCATTACGACAGTCCTACCGAGGGTGTTGATCCCAAGGACATGTGGCGACAAGCACTAGGTGAAGATCTGAATCTGGCCGCTAATCTGGCCTGGGGACCAAGCTGGTATCATCAGAAGACATTTTTTACAGGAAAAGATCATCCGCTGTCGGACAAAAAGAACATTATGCGCAATGATGTGGAGGTTTCGGGCTTCCCGTCGTCACATTCCGGGCACATTGTGCTGCTGCGGATCAAGGAGGACGATTATCCCGGCACAACGCTCATTGAGCAATGGCCAAGCTGGACGGCGCCCGTACTTTCCTGGGCCAAATCGCAAGGTGGTGTTGTGGGTTATGCGCATTCTGGCTGGGGTTTGCAACCGTTGGAGCCAACCGATAAGCTGCCTAATTACACTGTCCCGAAAATGGATGGGATCGGTGCTAACGAGTACATTGTTACGGTTACGAATGATCTGGTCGACTTTTTCAGTGCCGGTGACACGCCTGCACCGTGGGAATTGAACATGTATTACCACACATTAAACTGCGGTTTCCGGCCCCGGCTGAGTGGTGAGACCGATTTTCCCTGCATTACGGATGCACGAGTAGGTCAGGCAAGAAGTTATTTCAAACCTGTTGGTCCTTATAATTATGACAATTATGTGGCTGCGATCAAATCAGGCAGAAGTTACGTTTCGGATGGGAAATCGCACATTATGGATTTTTCGGTCAATGGGCAGGAAGCCGGTGTGGGCGATAGTGAGATTGCCGTCAAAGCCAGCGAGACAATCGGCATCTCAGCCAATGTTGCCGCCTATCTTCCTGAAAAACAAGATGCAGCAGGTGAAACCATTGCAAAGACGTCGATCATTTTAATGCCTTATTGGGACATTGAGCGGGCTCGTATTGCAAAATCAAGGAAAGTCAGGGTCGAACTGATCGTGAATGGAGAAGCCGTTGATACAACTGAAATTAACGCGGATGGAGCGGTAAACAATGTCAAGTTCTCCTATAAGCCGCTTAAATCGGGATGGGCAGCAGTTCGGGTTTATCCAAGTTCGCATTCCAATCCGGTCTTTATAAAAGTGGATAATAAGCCGGTTATGGAGAAAAAAAGCGCCGAATGGTGCCTGGCAACATTGAATCAATGCTGGAAAATGAAGGAGCCAAACATTCGCGCAGAGGAAAAAAAGGCAGCAGAAGCGGCTTATGAAGAGGCGAGGAAGAAATATCAGGCGATCATTTCTTTTTAA